One Spinacia oleracea cultivar Varoflay chromosome 4, BTI_SOV_V1, whole genome shotgun sequence DNA segment encodes these proteins:
- the LOC110787820 gene encoding uncharacterized protein, translated as MGQRLSVATHLTAFPTNNYSTSFFSFEIHHDKVALYLNSGRNNDNYYKYSYWEFYSSQTRNITYIELASKGLEFFYDKYENFTQILSPYQEPVRFLSLDNDTGNLGLYDYSPYKDKFKASFQVLNTTCDLPLACSSYGICTFSKTCSCIRLLTRDQDTTNDDCNEGLFIGNLCGKGLRRDSSSLQHIAGCLVQK; from the coding sequence ATGGGGCAGAGACTAAGTGTAGCTACTCACCTGACCGCATTTCCTACTAACAACTACTCCACCTCATTCTTTTCATTTGAGATTCACCATGACAAGGTTGCTCTCTACTTGAATTCAGGTAGAAACAATGACAACTACTACAAGTACTCATACTGGGAATTCTATTCTTCCCAGACCAGAAATATCACCTACATCGAGCTAGCTTCCAAGGGTTTGGAGTTTTTTTATGACAAATACGAAAACTTCACACAAATTTTGTCGCCATACCAAGAACCAGTACGTTTTTTATCCCTAGATAATGACACAGGAAACCTCGGTCTGTACGACTACTCTCCCTACAAGGATAAGTTCAAGGCATCATTTCAAGTCCTAAATACTACTTGTGATCTTCCTCTGGCTTGTTCTTCTTATGGGATTTGCACATTTTCTAAGACTTGTTCGTGTATAAGATTGTTAACAAGGGATCAAGATACTACAAACGACGATTGCAATGAAGGGCTTTTTATAGGAAATCTGTGTGGAAAAGGATTAAGGAGAGATAGCTCGAGTTTGCAACATATTGCAGGATGTCTTGTACAAAAATAA